From the Sphingomonas aliaeris genome, one window contains:
- a CDS encoding DUF2793 domain-containing protein, whose amino-acid sequence MNDDMTPRLGLPTIRPGQAQKESSHNEALTQLDLLMHANAVSLGLNTPPSAPVSGQAWVVGSMPAGDWSGHADALAGWTDGGWRFAAPIPGMTVWIEEAADFARYSDGSWILGELRGSKVVIAGNDVLGPRRAGIPIASGGSIIDVEARETLVEILAALRGHGLIAS is encoded by the coding sequence ATGAACGACGATATGACGCCACGATTGGGGCTGCCGACGATTCGACCGGGACAGGCGCAAAAAGAATCGTCCCATAACGAGGCCCTGACTCAGCTGGACCTCCTAATGCACGCAAATGCCGTGTCTTTAGGTCTAAATACGCCGCCATCGGCACCCGTTTCGGGGCAGGCCTGGGTGGTCGGATCGATGCCTGCGGGCGACTGGTCCGGCCACGCGGACGCGCTGGCCGGATGGACGGACGGCGGCTGGCGCTTCGCTGCGCCGATCCCGGGCATGACGGTGTGGATTGAGGAAGCTGCTGACTTCGCTCGATATTCAGACGGAAGTTGGATTTTGGGAGAGCTTCGCGGCAGCAAAGTCGTGATTGCGGGGAACGATGTTTTGGGGCCGCGCAGAGCGGGAATACCCATCGCTTCGGGCGGGTCTATCATCGACGTCGAGGCGCGCGAGACTCTTGTCGAAATCCTTGCTGCATTGCGTGGTCACGGACTGATCGCAAGCTAA
- a CDS encoding OmpA family protein translates to MRKLAITMALASTALATPALARDNTWYVGVEGGAMIVEDIKFDITGVTAAGNGSASIDHNYGYDVDGVIGYDFGPVRIETEVGYRTATLDGINSTVATPAYLANGTTVGSIAAGNYGYAGGRTSALSFMLNGLLDFGDDNGIQGFVGGGVGVARVKANYALNNNGSFLNDSDTGFAYQGLAGVRAPLSDHVDVTFKYRFFTATDVKLVDVNGRGIDGRFRSHSILGGLTYNFGEPAAPPPPPPPPPPPPPPPPPPPPVAEVVCAPGPYIVFFEWDKSDITPQAASLLDGAISQYQNCGNTQVMLAGHADKSGAPAYNVALSQRRADSVKAYLASHAVPEGVIQTQAFGESRPRVETADGVRELENRRVEIQYGPGSGN, encoded by the coding sequence ATGCGGAAGCTTGCCATCACTATGGCGCTTGCCTCCACTGCTCTCGCCACACCAGCTCTCGCCCGCGATAATACGTGGTACGTGGGCGTCGAAGGTGGCGCGATGATCGTAGAGGACATCAAGTTCGACATCACCGGCGTGACTGCTGCCGGCAACGGTAGCGCATCGATCGACCATAACTATGGTTATGACGTCGATGGCGTCATTGGTTACGACTTCGGTCCGGTTCGTATCGAAACGGAAGTCGGTTATCGTACGGCAACGCTCGATGGCATCAACTCGACGGTGGCAACGCCGGCCTACCTCGCAAACGGTACGACGGTCGGCAGCATCGCTGCTGGCAACTACGGTTATGCCGGTGGTCGCACGTCGGCACTCAGCTTCATGCTGAACGGCTTGCTCGACTTCGGTGACGACAACGGCATTCAGGGCTTCGTCGGCGGCGGTGTCGGTGTAGCTCGCGTCAAAGCGAACTACGCGCTGAACAACAATGGTTCGTTCCTCAACGACTCCGACACGGGCTTTGCCTATCAGGGTCTGGCGGGCGTCCGCGCTCCGCTGAGCGATCATGTAGACGTCACGTTCAAGTATCGCTTCTTCACCGCAACCGACGTGAAGTTGGTCGACGTGAACGGCCGCGGTATCGACGGTCGTTTCCGGTCGCACAGCATCCTGGGTGGCCTGACGTACAACTTCGGCGAACCGGCAGCACCTCCTCCGCCGCCGCCTCCGCCCCCGCCGCCTCCTCCGCCCCCGCCGCCGCCGCCTCCGGTTGCTGAAGTGGTGTGCGCTCCTGGACCGTATATCGTGTTCTTCGAGTGGGATAAGTCCGACATCACCCCGCAGGCAGCGTCGCTGCTCGACGGTGCGATCTCGCAGTACCAGAACTGCGGTAACACGCAGGTCATGCTGGCCGGTCACGCCGATAAGTCGGGTGCCCCTGCATACAACGTTGCACTCTCGCAGCGTCGTGCAGACTCGGTGAAGGCATATCTGGCATCGCATGCGGTTCCGGAAGGTGTCATCCAGACCCAGGCGTTCGGTGAGAGCCGTCCGCGTGTCGAGACCGCCGATGGCGTTCGCGAGCTGGAAAACCGGCGTGTGGAAATCCAGTACGGTCCTGGCTCGGGCAACTAA
- a CDS encoding UDP-glucose dehydrogenase family protein, translating into MRITMIGSGYVGLVSGACFSDFGHEVTCVDKDAGKIAALEAGKMPIFEPGLDHLVAANVAAGRLKFTTDLKSAVDGADAVFIAVGTPSRRGDGHADLSYVFAASREIAEAVTGPIVIVTKSTVPVGTGDKVEEIMNELVKDHAVAVVSNPEFLREGAAIGDFKRPDRIVIGTEDERAKQVMREIYRPLYLNESPILFTGRRTSELIKYAANAFLATKITFINEIADLCEAVGADVQDVSRGIGLDNRIGKKFLHAGPGYGGSCFPKDTLALLKTSEDYETPVRIVEAVVSVNDNRKRAMGRKVLKALGGEGKGKTVAILGLTFKPNTDDMRDAPSLAIVQSLTDAGVTVRAHDPEGMEAAKALMPDLHYCNDAYEAVQGTDAVVIVTEWDVYRALDLQRVAAAMNAPVMVDLRNVYPPSDAERAGFAYSSIGR; encoded by the coding sequence ATGCGTATTACGATGATCGGTTCTGGTTATGTCGGGCTCGTATCGGGCGCGTGTTTTTCCGATTTCGGGCATGAGGTTACGTGCGTCGACAAGGATGCGGGCAAGATCGCTGCACTGGAAGCGGGCAAGATGCCGATCTTCGAGCCGGGGCTGGATCATCTCGTCGCGGCGAACGTGGCCGCCGGGCGGCTGAAATTCACCACCGACCTGAAGAGCGCGGTGGACGGGGCGGATGCGGTGTTCATTGCGGTGGGCACGCCGTCGCGCCGCGGCGATGGCCATGCCGACTTGTCCTATGTGTTCGCCGCCAGCCGCGAGATCGCCGAGGCGGTGACAGGCCCGATCGTGATCGTCACTAAATCCACCGTGCCGGTGGGGACGGGCGACAAGGTCGAGGAGATCATGAACGAGCTGGTCAAGGATCATGCCGTCGCGGTCGTCTCCAACCCCGAATTCCTGCGCGAAGGTGCGGCGATCGGCGATTTCAAGCGGCCGGACCGGATCGTCATCGGAACCGAGGACGAACGCGCCAAGCAGGTGATGCGTGAGATATATCGGCCGCTATACCTGAACGAGAGCCCGATCCTGTTCACCGGGCGGCGCACGTCAGAACTGATCAAATATGCGGCGAACGCGTTCCTTGCGACGAAGATCACCTTCATCAACGAGATCGCCGATCTGTGCGAAGCGGTCGGTGCGGATGTGCAGGACGTCAGCCGCGGGATCGGGCTGGACAACCGGATCGGGAAGAAATTCCTGCATGCAGGTCCGGGCTATGGCGGGTCGTGCTTCCCCAAGGATACGCTGGCGCTGTTGAAGACGTCGGAGGATTACGAGACGCCGGTGCGGATCGTCGAGGCGGTCGTGTCGGTCAACGACAACCGCAAGCGGGCGATGGGCCGCAAGGTGCTGAAGGCGCTGGGCGGCGAGGGCAAGGGCAAGACGGTCGCGATCCTGGGGCTGACGTTCAAGCCCAATACGGACGATATGCGTGACGCCCCCAGCCTGGCGATCGTGCAGAGCCTGACGGATGCCGGCGTCACGGTGCGTGCGCACGACCCGGAGGGCATGGAGGCCGCAAAGGCGCTGATGCCGGACCTGCATTACTGCAACGACGCCTATGAGGCGGTGCAGGGTACCGATGCAGTGGTGATCGTGACGGAGTGGGACGTGTACCGCGCGCTCGACCTGCAGCGCGTGGCGGCCGCGATGAATGCGCCTGTGATGGTCGATCTGCGCAACGTCTATCCGCCGAGCGATGCGGAGCGGGC